The following are encoded in a window of Kitasatospora fiedleri genomic DNA:
- a CDS encoding urease accessory protein UreF, which translates to MFLSPDDRPDHPSPEQLSPEQPQPQPRPQSQSQPPLLGGLSALLVSLQLADSAFPSGFYTLSHSLEGYAQAGAVTSDTLPALLADLLRHAVGPGDATALALAHRATTAGEPDTVARVDRRLYAGKLSREMRQAATRTGRQLLDLAAEVFDRPPIAAYLRLVEERRAPGCQAVAAGVVQAAAGVPVGQAVASDLFAFSASFAGAALRLRLTDHRRAQVLLRGAAPVIEETVRAALARPEADLGSTAFASDIMSGRHERAEARLFAS; encoded by the coding sequence ATGTTCCTCAGCCCGGACGACCGCCCGGACCACCCGTCCCCCGAGCAGCTGTCCCCCGAGCAGCCGCAGCCGCAGCCACGGCCGCAGTCGCAGTCGCAGCCGCCGCTGCTCGGGGGGCTGTCCGCGCTGCTGGTCAGCCTCCAGCTCGCCGACTCCGCGTTCCCCAGCGGCTTCTACACCCTCTCGCACAGCCTGGAGGGCTACGCCCAGGCCGGGGCCGTCACCTCCGACACACTGCCCGCGCTGCTCGCCGACCTGCTGCGGCACGCCGTCGGCCCGGGCGACGCCACCGCCCTCGCGCTGGCCCACCGGGCCACCACCGCGGGGGAGCCGGACACCGTCGCCCGGGTCGACCGGCGGCTGTACGCGGGCAAGTTGAGCCGCGAGATGCGGCAGGCCGCCACCCGCACCGGGCGGCAGCTGCTCGACCTGGCCGCGGAGGTCTTCGACCGCCCCCCGATCGCCGCCTACCTGCGGCTGGTCGAGGAGCGCCGGGCCCCCGGCTGCCAGGCCGTCGCGGCCGGCGTGGTGCAGGCCGCCGCCGGGGTGCCGGTCGGACAGGCCGTGGCGAGCGACCTGTTCGCGTTCAGCGCCAGCTTCGCCGGGGCGGCGCTGCGGCTGCGGCTGACCGACCACCGCAGGGCCCAGGTGCTGCTGCGCGGCGCCGCCCCCGTCATCGAGGAGACCGTCCGCGCGGCCCTCGCCCGTCCGGAGGCCGACCTCGGGTCGACCGCCTTCGCCTCCGACATCATGTCCGGCCGCCACGAGCGCGCCGAGGCGCGCCTGTTCGCCAGCTGA
- the ureG gene encoding urease accessory protein UreG: protein MDDNVLRIGIGGPVGSGKTALIEALVPVLIARGHRPAVITNDIYTQEDAQHVRRTLAGVLDPELVVGVETGACPHTAVRDDPTMNLAAGAELLERFPEVDTLLYESGGDNLTLTFSPVLADVFVFVLDTAEGEKMPRKRGPGITESDLLVINKIDIAQYVRTDIEVMEADAHQVRDGKPVILTNSLDGTGVEELAEFLGSRRKALI, encoded by the coding sequence GTGGACGACAACGTCCTGCGGATCGGGATCGGCGGGCCGGTCGGCTCCGGCAAGACCGCGCTGATCGAGGCGCTGGTGCCGGTGCTGATCGCCCGGGGCCACCGCCCCGCCGTGATCACCAACGACATCTACACCCAGGAGGACGCCCAGCACGTGCGCCGCACCCTGGCCGGGGTCCTGGACCCCGAGCTGGTGGTCGGCGTGGAGACCGGCGCCTGCCCGCACACCGCCGTCCGCGACGACCCGACCATGAACCTGGCCGCGGGCGCCGAACTCCTGGAGCGCTTCCCGGAGGTGGACACCCTGCTCTACGAGTCCGGCGGCGACAACCTGACACTGACGTTCAGCCCGGTGCTGGCCGACGTGTTCGTGTTCGTGCTGGACACCGCCGAGGGCGAGAAGATGCCCCGCAAGCGCGGCCCGGGCATCACCGAGTCCGACCTGCTGGTCATCAACAAGATCGACATCGCCCAGTACGTGCGCACCGACATCGAGGTGATGGAGGCCGACGCGCACCAGGTCCGCGACGGCAAGCCGGTCATCCTCACCAACTCGCTCGACGGCACCGGCGTGGAGGAGCTCGCCGAGTTCCTCGGCAGCCGCCGCAAGGCGCTGATCTGA
- a CDS encoding ammonium transporter produces MLSAPPPMPPAYNAGDTAWLLASTAMVLLMTPGLAFFYGGMVRLKHILMMLKMSFAALAFGTLVWWALGYTLAFGPDAGGAGVIGTLDLAFFRGIEINTLSGTIPTYIFATFQMGFAVVTVALISGSVADRARMRGWLVFVPLWLLVVYAPAAHWVFDSQGWVHDRLGALDFAGGLPVELNSGAAGLAVAVALRGPRDWARRAERPNNIPLVVIGVGLLWFGWFGFNSGSALNDQGTAAAAFLNTQLGGAAAMVTWPLVEKWRTGRVSTTGVVSAGVAGMVAITPACGEIDPLGAVVTGLVAGLVCAWAVTLKYRFGVDDTLDVVGVHGVGGITGLVMVGLFATARISGQKGLFHGGGWSLLGKQVLAVLAVAAFSFTLTWLLARLVDAVVGFRAAAAYQHVPGEAAETAYDTLTAERLGTLVDSGAVRSDSELVRKIAELIRTRREDGS; encoded by the coding sequence GTGCTCTCCGCGCCCCCGCCGATGCCGCCGGCCTACAACGCCGGCGACACGGCCTGGCTGCTGGCCTCCACCGCCATGGTCCTGCTGATGACGCCCGGCCTGGCGTTCTTCTACGGCGGCATGGTCCGGCTCAAGCACATCCTGATGATGCTGAAGATGAGCTTCGCCGCGCTCGCCTTCGGCACCCTGGTCTGGTGGGCGCTCGGCTACACCCTGGCCTTCGGGCCGGACGCCGGCGGGGCCGGGGTGATCGGCACCCTGGACCTGGCGTTCTTCCGCGGCATCGAGATCAACACGCTCAGCGGCACCATCCCCACCTACATCTTCGCCACCTTCCAGATGGGCTTCGCGGTGGTCACCGTCGCCCTGATCAGCGGCTCGGTCGCCGACCGGGCCCGGATGCGCGGCTGGCTGGTGTTCGTCCCGCTGTGGCTGCTGGTCGTCTACGCGCCCGCCGCGCACTGGGTGTTCGACTCCCAGGGCTGGGTCCACGACCGGCTCGGCGCGCTCGACTTCGCCGGCGGCCTGCCCGTCGAGCTCAACTCCGGCGCCGCCGGGCTCGCCGTCGCCGTCGCCCTGCGCGGCCCGCGCGACTGGGCCCGGCGCGCGGAGCGGCCCAACAACATCCCGCTGGTGGTGATCGGCGTCGGGCTGCTCTGGTTCGGCTGGTTCGGCTTCAACTCCGGCTCCGCGCTCAACGACCAGGGCACCGCCGCCGCGGCCTTCCTCAACACCCAGCTCGGCGGCGCCGCCGCGATGGTCACCTGGCCGCTGGTCGAGAAGTGGCGCACCGGGCGGGTCAGCACCACCGGCGTGGTCTCCGCGGGCGTGGCCGGCATGGTCGCCATCACCCCCGCCTGCGGCGAGATCGACCCGCTCGGCGCGGTGGTCACCGGCCTGGTCGCCGGGCTGGTCTGCGCCTGGGCGGTCACCCTCAAGTACCGCTTCGGCGTGGACGACACGCTCGACGTGGTCGGCGTGCACGGCGTCGGCGGCATCACCGGCCTGGTCATGGTCGGCCTGTTCGCCACCGCCCGGATCAGCGGCCAGAAGGGCCTGTTCCACGGCGGCGGCTGGAGCCTGCTGGGCAAGCAGGTGCTCGCCGTGCTGGCGGTGGCCGCGTTCTCCTTCACCCTGACCTGGCTGCTGGCCAGGCTCGTCGACGCCGTGGTCGGCTTCCGGGCCGCCGCCGCGTACCAGCACGTCCCCGGCGAGGCCGCCGAGACCGCCTACGACACCCTCACCGCCGAGCGCCTCGGCACCCTGGTGGACTCCGGCGCCGTCCGCAGCGACAGCGAACTCGTCCGGAAGATCGCCGAGTTGATCAGGACCCGGCGCGAGGACGGGAGCTGA